In one Microbulbifer pacificus genomic region, the following are encoded:
- a CDS encoding ureidoglycolate lyase gives MLELKAQPLTAEAFAPYGDVIDSRTADSFAINGGRAQRYHDLVQIETLGEDARPLVSIFISEPVDLPLQLTYLERHPLGSQAFIPMHEERFVIVVAPKGESIDPKDVRAFITDGRQGVNYRAGLWHGVQSVIERKGEFVVVDRGGKGKNCDEYPMDIRVHVEDVVVGKEAMATA, from the coding sequence ATGCTCGAACTCAAGGCACAACCGCTCACGGCCGAAGCCTTTGCACCCTACGGTGATGTGATTGACAGCCGCACTGCGGATTCCTTTGCGATCAACGGCGGACGCGCGCAGCGCTATCACGACCTGGTGCAGATCGAAACCCTCGGTGAAGACGCCCGCCCACTGGTGAGCATCTTTATCAGTGAGCCGGTGGATCTGCCGCTGCAGCTGACGTACCTGGAGCGGCACCCGCTGGGCAGTCAGGCGTTCATTCCGATGCACGAAGAACGCTTTGTCATCGTGGTGGCGCCGAAGGGGGAGTCCATCGATCCAAAAGATGTGCGCGCATTCATTACCGACGGACGCCAGGGCGTGAATTACCGCGCGGGTCTGTGGCACGGCGTGCAATCGGTGATCGAGCGCAAAGGCGAGTTCGTGGTGGTGGATCGCGGTGGCAAAGGAAAAAACTGCGACGAGTACCCGATGGATATCCGGGTACATGTAGAAGATGTGGTCGTGGGCAAAGAGGCCATGGCGACCGCCTGA
- the gcl gene encoding glyoxylate carboligase — protein MARMTAAEAAVHVLRKEGIDVAFGVPGAAINPFYAALRKVGGIDHTLARHVEGASHMAEGYTRTKAGNIGVCIGTSGPAGTDMITGLYSASADSIPILCITGQAPVSKLHKEDFQAVDIKAIAGPVTKWAITVMEPAQVPRAFQQAFHLMRSARPGPVLIDLPIDVQMTEIEFDPDTYEPLPVYKPAATRAQVEKALTMLNEADKPLLVAGGGVINADASDLLTEFAEITGVPVIPTLMGWGTIPDDHPLMAGMVGLQTSHRYGNATMLASDFVMGIGNRWANRHTGNVSTYTEGRKFVHVDIEPTQIGRIFGPDYGIVSDAKAALELMIEVASEWKAAGRLKDRAQWVDECQERKRTLLRKTHFDNVPVKPQRVYEEMNKVFGKNARYVSTIGLSQIAGAQFLHVYKPRHWINCGQAGPLGWTVPAALGVAKADPEAEIVALSGDYDFQFMVEELAAGAQFNLPYIHVLVNNSYLGLIRQAQRNFDMDYCVQLAFENINCPEIEGYGVDHVSVVEGLGCKALRVTHPDDIAPALEKARELMKQHRVPVVVEVILERVTNISMGVDLDGVNEFEALAEGEGDAPTSIAALT, from the coding sequence ATGGCTCGCATGACAGCTGCAGAAGCCGCGGTTCACGTGTTAAGAAAAGAGGGCATTGACGTTGCCTTCGGCGTGCCCGGTGCCGCGATCAACCCATTCTACGCCGCGCTGCGCAAAGTCGGCGGTATCGACCATACCCTGGCGCGACACGTGGAGGGCGCCTCGCATATGGCGGAGGGTTACACTCGTACCAAGGCCGGCAATATCGGTGTTTGTATCGGTACCTCTGGCCCCGCCGGTACCGACATGATTACCGGTCTTTACTCCGCCAGCGCGGATTCCATTCCGATCCTGTGCATCACCGGCCAGGCGCCGGTATCCAAACTGCACAAGGAAGATTTCCAGGCGGTGGATATCAAAGCCATTGCCGGTCCGGTCACCAAATGGGCGATCACCGTGATGGAGCCCGCCCAGGTGCCGCGCGCTTTCCAGCAGGCGTTCCACCTGATGCGCAGCGCGCGCCCGGGTCCGGTACTGATTGACCTGCCCATCGACGTGCAGATGACCGAAATCGAATTCGATCCGGATACCTACGAGCCGTTGCCCGTGTACAAGCCGGCCGCTACCCGCGCTCAGGTTGAAAAAGCACTGACCATGCTGAATGAGGCCGACAAGCCGCTGCTGGTTGCCGGTGGTGGTGTGATCAATGCGGACGCCAGCGATCTGCTCACCGAGTTTGCGGAAATCACCGGTGTACCGGTAATTCCCACCCTGATGGGCTGGGGCACTATCCCGGATGATCACCCGCTGATGGCGGGCATGGTGGGCCTGCAGACCTCCCACCGTTACGGCAATGCGACCATGCTGGCTTCTGACTTCGTAATGGGCATCGGCAACCGCTGGGCCAACCGCCACACTGGTAATGTTTCGACCTACACCGAAGGTCGCAAGTTCGTACACGTGGATATCGAGCCCACCCAGATCGGTCGTATTTTCGGCCCGGACTACGGCATTGTTTCCGATGCCAAGGCCGCGCTGGAATTGATGATTGAAGTAGCCAGCGAATGGAAAGCCGCCGGTCGTCTGAAAGACCGCGCGCAATGGGTTGACGAATGTCAGGAGCGTAAACGCACCCTGCTGCGCAAGACCCACTTCGACAACGTGCCGGTAAAACCCCAGCGCGTGTACGAGGAAATGAATAAGGTCTTCGGCAAAAACGCTCGCTACGTTTCCACCATCGGTCTGTCACAGATTGCGGGCGCCCAGTTCCTGCACGTGTACAAGCCGCGCCACTGGATCAACTGCGGCCAGGCTGGCCCGCTGGGCTGGACGGTTCCCGCAGCGCTCGGTGTAGCCAAGGCCGACCCGGAAGCGGAAATTGTCGCGCTGTCTGGTGACTACGACTTCCAGTTCATGGTGGAAGAACTCGCCGCCGGTGCCCAGTTCAACCTGCCGTACATCCACGTACTGGTGAACAACTCCTACCTGGGATTGATCCGTCAGGCCCAGCGCAATTTCGATATGGATTACTGCGTGCAGCTGGCGTTTGAAAACATCAACTGCCCGGAAATCGAAGGCTACGGTGTGGACCACGTTTCCGTAGTGGAAGGCCTCGGTTGTAAAGCGCTGCGTGTCACCCACCCGGACGATATTGCCCCGGCACTGGAAAAAGCCCGCGAACTGATGAAGCAGCACCGCGTACCGGTTGTGGTTGAGGTAATTCTCGAGCGCGTCACCAACATTTCCATGGGTGTGGATCTCGACGGTGTAAACGAGTTTGAAGCGCTGGCCGAAGGCGAGGGCGACGCGCCCACCTCTATCGCCGCACTGACTTAA
- the hyi gene encoding hydroxypyruvate isomerase, protein MPKFTANLSMLFTEVDFLDRFKAAADAGFKGVEYLFPYDYSVQEIKQRLDDNGLTQVLHNLPAGDWAAGERGIACHPDRVKEFRAGVAKAIEYATALGCKQVNCLAGISPAGVGKEEARQTLIENLRFAADNLQAAGILLLAEPINTRDIPGFFLNGTEQALEIFDEVGSNNLKLQYDIYHMQIMEGDLAPTIEKHLEHIAHVQLADNPGRHEPGTGEINYPFLFQHLDKLGYEGWIGCEYKPKTTTTEGLGWLDAAHG, encoded by the coding sequence ATGCCAAAATTTACTGCCAACCTGAGCATGCTGTTCACCGAGGTGGATTTCCTCGACCGATTCAAAGCCGCCGCTGATGCGGGCTTCAAGGGCGTGGAATACCTGTTCCCCTACGATTACAGCGTGCAGGAAATCAAACAGCGCCTGGACGACAACGGTCTGACCCAGGTGCTGCACAACCTCCCCGCCGGCGATTGGGCCGCGGGTGAGCGCGGCATCGCCTGTCACCCGGATCGTGTAAAGGAGTTCCGGGCGGGCGTTGCCAAAGCCATCGAGTACGCCACCGCGCTGGGCTGCAAACAGGTGAACTGTCTCGCGGGTATCTCGCCGGCGGGCGTGGGCAAGGAAGAGGCACGCCAGACTCTGATCGAGAACCTGCGCTTTGCCGCCGACAACCTGCAGGCTGCCGGCATTCTGCTGCTGGCGGAGCCCATCAACACCCGCGATATTCCCGGGTTTTTCCTGAATGGCACCGAGCAGGCGCTGGAAATTTTCGATGAGGTGGGCAGCAACAATCTGAAGTTGCAGTACGACATCTACCACATGCAGATCATGGAAGGTGATCTCGCGCCGACCATCGAAAAGCATCTGGAACATATTGCCCATGTTCAGCTCGCGGACAACCCTGGCCGTCACGAGCCGGGCACCGGGGAAATCAACTACCCCTTCCTGTTCCAGCACCTGGACAAGCTCGGTTATGAAGGTTGGATCGGGTGCGAGTACAAGCCGAAAACCACCACCACCGAAGGCCTGGGCTGGCTGGATGCGGCACACGGTTAA
- a CDS encoding 2-hydroxy-3-oxopropionate reductase, which yields MSKIGFIGLGIMGRPMAGHLLDAGHELFTNDRGRALDAALAEKGMQVVASPKAVAENCEIIITMVPDTPDVESVLFGEDGVVEGLQPGALVIDMSSIAPVPTQAFAKRIAAAGGEYVDAPVSGGEGGAINAALTIMVGATEEGFVRAKPILEIMGKTITHIGPQGSGQTCKVANQIIVALTIEAVSEGLLFASRAGADVAKVREALLGGLASSKILEVHGERMIKRTFDPGFRIRLHQKDLNLALESARAFNLSLPGTANAQQLFQACAANGGADWDHSGIVRALEKLADHEIGQ from the coding sequence ATGAGCAAGATCGGATTTATCGGACTCGGCATCATGGGCCGCCCAATGGCGGGCCACCTGCTGGACGCAGGCCACGAGCTGTTCACCAATGATCGCGGGCGCGCGCTGGATGCCGCCCTGGCCGAAAAAGGCATGCAGGTTGTCGCCAGCCCGAAAGCCGTGGCGGAAAACTGCGAAATCATCATCACCATGGTACCGGACACTCCGGACGTGGAATCCGTCCTGTTTGGCGAAGACGGTGTCGTCGAAGGCCTGCAGCCCGGTGCCCTGGTGATCGACATGAGCTCCATCGCCCCGGTGCCGACACAGGCGTTCGCCAAGCGCATTGCCGCCGCCGGCGGCGAATACGTGGATGCGCCGGTATCCGGCGGTGAGGGTGGTGCTATCAATGCGGCGCTGACCATCATGGTGGGAGCTACCGAGGAAGGCTTCGTGCGCGCAAAGCCGATTCTCGAAATCATGGGTAAAACCATCACCCATATCGGCCCCCAGGGTTCCGGTCAGACCTGTAAAGTCGCCAACCAGATCATCGTCGCACTCACCATCGAAGCCGTCTCCGAAGGCCTTCTGTTTGCCTCCAGAGCCGGCGCCGATGTGGCCAAAGTACGCGAAGCCCTGCTGGGCGGCCTGGCCTCCTCCAAAATCCTGGAAGTGCACGGCGAGCGCATGATCAAACGCACCTTCGACCCCGGCTTCCGTATCCGACTGCACCAGAAGGACCTGAACCTGGCCCTGGAAAGTGCCCGCGCGTTCAACCTCAGCCTGCCGGGCACCGCCAATGCCCAGCAACTGTTCCAGGCCTGCGCCGCTAACGGCGGCGCCGACTGGGATCACTCCGGCATCGTGCGTGCGCTGGAGAAACTGGCGGATCACGAGATCGGTCAGTAA